Proteins encoded together in one Phyllostomus discolor isolate MPI-MPIP mPhyDis1 chromosome 6, mPhyDis1.pri.v3, whole genome shotgun sequence window:
- the HPS5 gene encoding Hermansky-Pudlak syndrome 5 protein isoform X1, protein MTSVPVIPEPYTHVLAEFESLDPLLSALRLDSSRLKCTSIAVSRKWLALGSSGGGLNLIQKEGWKHRLFLSHREGAISQVACCPHDDDYVAVATSQGVVVVWELNQERRGKPERIYVSSEHKGRRVTALCWDTAVLRVFVGDHMGKVSAIKLNTSKQAKAAATFVMFPVQTITTVDSCVVQLDYLDGRLLISSLTRSFLCDTEREKFWKIGNKERDGEYGACFFPGRCSTGQQPLIYCARPGSRMWEVNFDGEVISTHQFKKLLSSPPLPVITVRSEPQYDHTVGSSQSLSFPKLLHLSEHCVSTWTERGIYIFIPQSVQVLLWSEVKDIQDVAVCKNELFCLHPSGKISHLSLVSVERCVERLLRRGLWNLAARTCCLFQNSIIAGRGRKSLTVDKLEHLKSQLDLTTNSDLISQLEELILKFEPLDSDCSSRRSSISSHESFSILDSGIYRVISSRRGSQSDEDSCSLHSQTLSEDERLREFTSQQEEDQPDQCCGSHGSEDNVSHVPVTFETDRNETFLPFGIPLSFRSPSPLVSLQAVKESVSSFVRKTTEKIGTLHTSPDLKVRQEPRGNEQPCEEDVSSVTCPKEEDTEEKKEVASQPPEEDKLQELKIATAEAMTKLQDPLVLFEPKSLRMVLQEWLPQLEKTFATQDFSDVSDTGSSSMTSNEDVVLFEESKNGILDEDNEKEKGDSLGNEETFAQMACESANSLREPLDDLFRVCSPCSIADGLRKDLAELTTLCLELNVLNSETKSTNGHMDNTLQLCSPEILACQFLKKYFFLLDLKRAKESIKLSYTNTPCVWDTFIEGLKEMASSSPTYLEMEEGDLPTRLKFVDDSVPFDSPLLIAYATRLYEKFGESALRSLIKFYPSISPSDVMQLCHQHPARFLAYLDSLVKSRPEDQRPSFLESLLQRESVRLDWLLLAVSHDAPPSTSTMDEEGNPRPHSHLFSWGYHQLILHLIKLPADFTTKEKMTDICRSHGFWPGYLTLCLELERRREAFANIVCLNDMSLMEGDNGWVPETAEEWKLLLHLVQNKNTKPVPQKAANGSFSDGPSPVNVENVALLLAKAMGPDRAWSLLQECGLTLELSERFTRTCDILRIAEKRQRALIQSMLEKCDRFLWSQQA, encoded by the exons ATGACTTCTGTGCCAGTGATACCGGAGCCCTACACCCATGTTCTTGCAGAGTTTGAATCTCTGGATCCATTACTTTCAGCCCTGAGGCTGGACTCGAGTCGTCTAAAG TGCACGAGCATAGCTGTGTCTCGGAAATGGCTGGCTTTGGGCAGTTCGGGCGGAGGTCTCAACCTCATTCAGAAAGAAGGCTGGAAGCACAGGCTTTTTCTTTCCCACAGG GAAGGTGCGATTTCTCAGGTTGCCTGTTGTCCACATGATGACGATTATGTTGCTGTGGCTACCAG TCAAGGTGTTGTAGTTGTTTGGGAATTAAATCAAGAGCGTCGTGGGAAACCAGAACGAATTTATGTGTCTTCAGAACACAAGGGCCGAAGAGTCACAGCTCTTTGTTGGGATACAGCGGTTCTTAGAGTTTTTGTAGGTGATCATATGGGGAAAGTTTCGGCCATCAAACTCAACACTTCTAAACAAGCAAAG GCAGCTGCTACCTTTGTGATGTTTCCTGTTCAGACAATAACAACAGTTGACTCCTGTGTTGTCCAGTTAGATTATTTGGACGGAAGACTACTTATATCTTCACTCACTCGATCCTTCTTGTGTGACACTGAGAG agaaaaattttggaaaattggaaacaaggagagagatggagaataCGGAGCTTGTTTCTTCCCTGGAAGATGTTCTACGGGCCAGCAACCCCTCATATATTGTGCCCGCCCTGGCTCTAGGATGTGGGAAGTGAACTTCGATGGGGAAGTCATAAGTACACATCAGTTTAAGAAACTCCTCTCGTCGCCACCTCTCCCTGTGATTACTGTAAG ATCAGAACCTCAGTATGATCATACGGTTGGATCCTCCCAGTCTTTGTCTTTTCCCAAACTTTTGCATCTGAG TGAGCATTGTGTGTCAACTTGGACAGAAAGaggaatttatattttcattcctCAGAGTGTTCAAGTTCTCCTTTGGAGTGAAGTCAAAG ATATTCAGGATGTGGCTGTCTGCAAGAACGAGCTGTTCTGTTTGCACCCAAGCGGGAAAATCTCACATCTGTCCCTCGTGTCTGTGGAACGTTGCGTGGAACGCCTGCTGAGGAGGGGGCTGTGGAACCTGGCTGCTCGCACTTGCTGTCTTTTCCAAAATTCCATCATTGCGGGCAGG ggaAGAAAATCTTTGACTGTAGATAAGTTGGAGCATTTGAAATCTCAGCTGGACCTCACAACCAATAGTGATTTGATTTCTCAACTGGAAGAATTGATCCTAAAATTTGAACCGTTGGATTCAGATTGCAGTAGTAGGAGAAGCTCCATCTCATCCCAT gaaagttTCAGCATCTTGGACTCTGGTATTTATCGTGTCATTAGTAGTAGAAGAGGCAGTCAGTCAGATGAAGACTCTTGCTCCCTTCACAGCCAAACTCTCTCAGAAGACGAGAGACTTAGAGAATTCACCTCACAGCAAGAAGAGGACCAGCCAGATCAGTGCTGCGGCTCACATGGAAGTGAAG ACAATGTTTCTCATGTTCCAGTGACGTTTGAGACAGATAGGAATGAAACTTTCCTCCCCTTCGGCATTCCATTATCATTTCGCTCTCCATCTCCTCTTGTGTCTCTTCAGGCTGTCAAGGAAAG TGTTTCTAGCTTTGTGCGTAAAACTACTGAGAAGATTGGCACCCTTCACACAAGCCCTGATCTGAAGGTGAGACAGGAACCCAGGGGCAATGAGCAGCCATGTGAAGAAGACGTGAGCTCAGTCACCTGCCCAAAGGAGGAGGACACTGA agaaaaaaaagaagtagctaGTCAACCTCCAGAAGAAGATAAACTCCAAGAGCTCAAAATAGCAACAGCAGAAGCAAT GACCAAGCTGCAGGACCCACTGGTTTtatttgaacccaagtctctgAGAATGGTTTTACAGGAGTGGCTTCCACAGTTAGAAAAAACATTTGCCACGCAAGACTTCTCAGACGTTTCAGACACTGGCAGCTCATCCATGACATCAAATGAGGATGTGGTATTGTTTGAAGAGTCAAAAAATGGAATATTAGATgaagataatgaaaaagaaaaaggggactCTTTAGGCAATGAAGAAACCTTTGCTCAAATGGCATGTGAATCTGCAAACAGTCTGAGGGAGCCCTTGGATGACCTTTTTCGAGTATGTTCCCCATGCAGTATAGCAGATGGTCTCCGGAAGGACCTGGCTGAATTGACAACATTGTGTTTGGAACTGAATGTACTGAATTCTGAGACCAAAAGCAcaaatggacacatggacaacactTTGCAACTGTGCTCTCCTGAAATTCTGGCTTGTCAGTTCCTAAAGAAGTACTTCTTTCTCCTGGACTTGAAGAGGGCAAAGGAGAGTATCAAGCTTAGTTACACTAACACTCCTTGTGTTTGGGATACTTTTATTGAAGGATTGAAAG AAATGGCAAGTTCCAGTCCTACATACTTGGAGATGGAAGAAGGAGACCTACCAACCAGATTAAAGTTTGTGGATGACTCAGTCCCTTTTGACAGTCCTTTGTTGATTGCTTATGCTACCCG ATTGTATGAGAAGTTCGGGGAATCTGCCCTTCGATCCTTAATCAAGTTTTACCCATCTATTTCACCTTCGGATGTGATGCAGCTTTGTCATCAGCATCCTGCACGGTTTTTGGCCTACTTAGACAGTCTGGTGAAGTCAAGGCCTGAAGATCAACG GCCCTCCTTCCTGGAGTCCCTTCTACAACGAGAGTCTGTAAGATTGGATTGGCTGCTTTTGGCAGTGTCCCATGATGCTCCCCCAAGCACAAGCACTATGGATGAGGAAGGAAACCCCAG GCCTCATTCACACTTGTTTTCCTGGGGTTATCATCAGCTGATCCTTCATCTAATCAAACTGCCTGCAGATTTTacaaccaaagagaaaatgaCGGACATCTGCAGGTCTCATGG TTTCTGGCCTGGATACCTCACTCTCTGTTTGGagctggagaggagaagggaagccTTCGCCAACATCGTGTGTTTGAATGACATGAGCCTGATGGAAGGGGACAATG GCTGGGTCCCAGAGACCGCGGAGGAATGGAAGCTTCTCCTTCACCTTGTGCAGAACAAGAACACAAAGCCAGTGCCCCAGAAGGCAGCAAATGGGAGCTTCAGTGATGGGCCTTCCCCCGTCAACGTGGAGAATGTGGCACTGCTCTTAGCTAAGGCCATGGGTCCAGATCGGGCCTGGTCACTGCTGCAGGAATGTGGTCTGACCCTCGAGCTGTCAGAGAGGTTCACCAGAACCTGCGACATCCTAAGGATCGCCGAGAAAAGGCAGAG AGCCTTGATCCAAAGCATGCTTGAAAAGTGTGATCGGTTTCTCTGGTCTCAGCAGGCCTAG
- the HPS5 gene encoding Hermansky-Pudlak syndrome 5 protein isoform X3, producing the protein MTSVPVIPEPYTHVLAEFESLDPLLSALRLDSSRLKCTSIAVSRKWLALGSSGGGLNLIQKEGWKHRLFLSHREGAISQVACCPHDDDYVAVATSQGVVVVWELNQERRGKPERIYVSSEHKGRRVTALCWDTAVLRVFVGDHMGKVSAIKLNTSKQAKAAATFVMFPVQTITTVDSCVVQLDYLDGRLLISSLTRSFLCDTEREKFWKIGNKERDGEYGACFFPGRCSTGQQPLIYCARPGSRMWEVNFDGEVISTHQFKKLLSSPPLPVITVRSEPQYDHTVGSSQSLSFPKLLHLSEHCVSTWTERGIYIFIPQSVQVLLWSEVKDIQDVAVCKNELFCLHPSGKISHLSLVSVERCVERLLRRGLWNLAARTCCLFQNSIIAGRGRKSLTVDKLEHLKSQLDLTTNSDLISQLEELILKFEPLDSDCSSRRSSISSHESFSILDSGIYRVISSRRGSQSDEDSCSLHSQTLSEDERLREFTSQQEEDQPDQCCGSHGNNVSHVPVTFETDRNETFLPFGIPLSFRSPSPLVSLQAVKESVSSFVRKTTEKIGTLHTSPDLKVRQEPRGNEQPCEEDVSSVTCPKEEDTEEKKEVASQPPEEDKLQELKIATAEAMTKLQDPLVLFEPKSLRMVLQEWLPQLEKTFATQDFSDVSDTGSSSMTSNEDVVLFEESKNGILDEDNEKEKGDSLGNEETFAQMACESANSLREPLDDLFRVCSPCSIADGLRKDLAELTTLCLELNVLNSETKSTNGHMDNTLQLCSPEILACQFLKKYFFLLDLKRAKESIKLSYTNTPCVWDTFIEGLKEMASSSPTYLEMEEGDLPTRLKFVDDSVPFDSPLLIAYATRLYEKFGESALRSLIKFYPSISPSDVMQLCHQHPARFLAYLDSLVKSRPEDQRPSFLESLLQRESVRLDWLLLAVSHDAPPSTSTMDEEGNPRPHSHLFSWGYHQLILHLIKLPADFTTKEKMTDICRSHGFWPGYLTLCLELERRREAFANIVCLNDMSLMEGDNGWVPETAEEWKLLLHLVQNKNTKPVPQKAANGSFSDGPSPVNVENVALLLAKAMGPDRAWSLLQECGLTLELSERFTRTCDILRIAEKRQRALIQSMLEKCDRFLWSQQA; encoded by the exons ATGACTTCTGTGCCAGTGATACCGGAGCCCTACACCCATGTTCTTGCAGAGTTTGAATCTCTGGATCCATTACTTTCAGCCCTGAGGCTGGACTCGAGTCGTCTAAAG TGCACGAGCATAGCTGTGTCTCGGAAATGGCTGGCTTTGGGCAGTTCGGGCGGAGGTCTCAACCTCATTCAGAAAGAAGGCTGGAAGCACAGGCTTTTTCTTTCCCACAGG GAAGGTGCGATTTCTCAGGTTGCCTGTTGTCCACATGATGACGATTATGTTGCTGTGGCTACCAG TCAAGGTGTTGTAGTTGTTTGGGAATTAAATCAAGAGCGTCGTGGGAAACCAGAACGAATTTATGTGTCTTCAGAACACAAGGGCCGAAGAGTCACAGCTCTTTGTTGGGATACAGCGGTTCTTAGAGTTTTTGTAGGTGATCATATGGGGAAAGTTTCGGCCATCAAACTCAACACTTCTAAACAAGCAAAG GCAGCTGCTACCTTTGTGATGTTTCCTGTTCAGACAATAACAACAGTTGACTCCTGTGTTGTCCAGTTAGATTATTTGGACGGAAGACTACTTATATCTTCACTCACTCGATCCTTCTTGTGTGACACTGAGAG agaaaaattttggaaaattggaaacaaggagagagatggagaataCGGAGCTTGTTTCTTCCCTGGAAGATGTTCTACGGGCCAGCAACCCCTCATATATTGTGCCCGCCCTGGCTCTAGGATGTGGGAAGTGAACTTCGATGGGGAAGTCATAAGTACACATCAGTTTAAGAAACTCCTCTCGTCGCCACCTCTCCCTGTGATTACTGTAAG ATCAGAACCTCAGTATGATCATACGGTTGGATCCTCCCAGTCTTTGTCTTTTCCCAAACTTTTGCATCTGAG TGAGCATTGTGTGTCAACTTGGACAGAAAGaggaatttatattttcattcctCAGAGTGTTCAAGTTCTCCTTTGGAGTGAAGTCAAAG ATATTCAGGATGTGGCTGTCTGCAAGAACGAGCTGTTCTGTTTGCACCCAAGCGGGAAAATCTCACATCTGTCCCTCGTGTCTGTGGAACGTTGCGTGGAACGCCTGCTGAGGAGGGGGCTGTGGAACCTGGCTGCTCGCACTTGCTGTCTTTTCCAAAATTCCATCATTGCGGGCAGG ggaAGAAAATCTTTGACTGTAGATAAGTTGGAGCATTTGAAATCTCAGCTGGACCTCACAACCAATAGTGATTTGATTTCTCAACTGGAAGAATTGATCCTAAAATTTGAACCGTTGGATTCAGATTGCAGTAGTAGGAGAAGCTCCATCTCATCCCAT gaaagttTCAGCATCTTGGACTCTGGTATTTATCGTGTCATTAGTAGTAGAAGAGGCAGTCAGTCAGATGAAGACTCTTGCTCCCTTCACAGCCAAACTCTCTCAGAAGACGAGAGACTTAGAGAATTCACCTCACAGCAAGAAGAGGACCAGCCAGATCAGTGCTGCGGCTCACATGGAA ACAATGTTTCTCATGTTCCAGTGACGTTTGAGACAGATAGGAATGAAACTTTCCTCCCCTTCGGCATTCCATTATCATTTCGCTCTCCATCTCCTCTTGTGTCTCTTCAGGCTGTCAAGGAAAG TGTTTCTAGCTTTGTGCGTAAAACTACTGAGAAGATTGGCACCCTTCACACAAGCCCTGATCTGAAGGTGAGACAGGAACCCAGGGGCAATGAGCAGCCATGTGAAGAAGACGTGAGCTCAGTCACCTGCCCAAAGGAGGAGGACACTGA agaaaaaaaagaagtagctaGTCAACCTCCAGAAGAAGATAAACTCCAAGAGCTCAAAATAGCAACAGCAGAAGCAAT GACCAAGCTGCAGGACCCACTGGTTTtatttgaacccaagtctctgAGAATGGTTTTACAGGAGTGGCTTCCACAGTTAGAAAAAACATTTGCCACGCAAGACTTCTCAGACGTTTCAGACACTGGCAGCTCATCCATGACATCAAATGAGGATGTGGTATTGTTTGAAGAGTCAAAAAATGGAATATTAGATgaagataatgaaaaagaaaaaggggactCTTTAGGCAATGAAGAAACCTTTGCTCAAATGGCATGTGAATCTGCAAACAGTCTGAGGGAGCCCTTGGATGACCTTTTTCGAGTATGTTCCCCATGCAGTATAGCAGATGGTCTCCGGAAGGACCTGGCTGAATTGACAACATTGTGTTTGGAACTGAATGTACTGAATTCTGAGACCAAAAGCAcaaatggacacatggacaacactTTGCAACTGTGCTCTCCTGAAATTCTGGCTTGTCAGTTCCTAAAGAAGTACTTCTTTCTCCTGGACTTGAAGAGGGCAAAGGAGAGTATCAAGCTTAGTTACACTAACACTCCTTGTGTTTGGGATACTTTTATTGAAGGATTGAAAG AAATGGCAAGTTCCAGTCCTACATACTTGGAGATGGAAGAAGGAGACCTACCAACCAGATTAAAGTTTGTGGATGACTCAGTCCCTTTTGACAGTCCTTTGTTGATTGCTTATGCTACCCG ATTGTATGAGAAGTTCGGGGAATCTGCCCTTCGATCCTTAATCAAGTTTTACCCATCTATTTCACCTTCGGATGTGATGCAGCTTTGTCATCAGCATCCTGCACGGTTTTTGGCCTACTTAGACAGTCTGGTGAAGTCAAGGCCTGAAGATCAACG GCCCTCCTTCCTGGAGTCCCTTCTACAACGAGAGTCTGTAAGATTGGATTGGCTGCTTTTGGCAGTGTCCCATGATGCTCCCCCAAGCACAAGCACTATGGATGAGGAAGGAAACCCCAG GCCTCATTCACACTTGTTTTCCTGGGGTTATCATCAGCTGATCCTTCATCTAATCAAACTGCCTGCAGATTTTacaaccaaagagaaaatgaCGGACATCTGCAGGTCTCATGG TTTCTGGCCTGGATACCTCACTCTCTGTTTGGagctggagaggagaagggaagccTTCGCCAACATCGTGTGTTTGAATGACATGAGCCTGATGGAAGGGGACAATG GCTGGGTCCCAGAGACCGCGGAGGAATGGAAGCTTCTCCTTCACCTTGTGCAGAACAAGAACACAAAGCCAGTGCCCCAGAAGGCAGCAAATGGGAGCTTCAGTGATGGGCCTTCCCCCGTCAACGTGGAGAATGTGGCACTGCTCTTAGCTAAGGCCATGGGTCCAGATCGGGCCTGGTCACTGCTGCAGGAATGTGGTCTGACCCTCGAGCTGTCAGAGAGGTTCACCAGAACCTGCGACATCCTAAGGATCGCCGAGAAAAGGCAGAG AGCCTTGATCCAAAGCATGCTTGAAAAGTGTGATCGGTTTCTCTGGTCTCAGCAGGCCTAG
- the HPS5 gene encoding Hermansky-Pudlak syndrome 5 protein isoform X4: MTSVPVIPEPYTHVLAEFESLDPLLSALRLDSSRLKCTSIAVSRKWLALGSSGGGLNLIQKEGWKHRLFLSHREGAISQVACCPHDDDYVAVATSQGVVVVWELNQERRGKPERIYVSSEHKGRRVTALCWDTAVLRVFVGDHMGKVSAIKLNTSKQAKAAATFVMFPVQTITTVDSCVVQLDYLDGRLLISSLTRSFLCDTEREKFWKIGNKERDGEYGACFFPGRCSTGQQPLIYCARPGSRMWEVNFDGEVISTHQFKKLLSSPPLPVITVRSEPQYDHTVGSSQSLSFPKLLHLSEHCVSTWTERGIYIFIPQSVQVLLWSEVKDIQDVAVCKNELFCLHPSGKISHLSLVSVERCVERLLRRGLWNLAARTCCLFQNSIIAGRGRKSLTVDKLEHLKSQLDLTTNSDLISQLEELILKFEPLDSDCSSRRSSISSHESFSILDSGIYRVISSRRGSQSDEDSCSLHSQTLSEDERLREFTSQQEEDQPDQCCGSHGSEVTFETDRNETFLPFGIPLSFRSPSPLVSLQAVKESVSSFVRKTTEKIGTLHTSPDLKVRQEPRGNEQPCEEDVSSVTCPKEEDTEEKKEVASQPPEEDKLQELKIATAEAMTKLQDPLVLFEPKSLRMVLQEWLPQLEKTFATQDFSDVSDTGSSSMTSNEDVVLFEESKNGILDEDNEKEKGDSLGNEETFAQMACESANSLREPLDDLFRVCSPCSIADGLRKDLAELTTLCLELNVLNSETKSTNGHMDNTLQLCSPEILACQFLKKYFFLLDLKRAKESIKLSYTNTPCVWDTFIEGLKEMASSSPTYLEMEEGDLPTRLKFVDDSVPFDSPLLIAYATRLYEKFGESALRSLIKFYPSISPSDVMQLCHQHPARFLAYLDSLVKSRPEDQRPSFLESLLQRESVRLDWLLLAVSHDAPPSTSTMDEEGNPRPHSHLFSWGYHQLILHLIKLPADFTTKEKMTDICRSHGFWPGYLTLCLELERRREAFANIVCLNDMSLMEGDNGWVPETAEEWKLLLHLVQNKNTKPVPQKAANGSFSDGPSPVNVENVALLLAKAMGPDRAWSLLQECGLTLELSERFTRTCDILRIAEKRQRALIQSMLEKCDRFLWSQQA, encoded by the exons ATGACTTCTGTGCCAGTGATACCGGAGCCCTACACCCATGTTCTTGCAGAGTTTGAATCTCTGGATCCATTACTTTCAGCCCTGAGGCTGGACTCGAGTCGTCTAAAG TGCACGAGCATAGCTGTGTCTCGGAAATGGCTGGCTTTGGGCAGTTCGGGCGGAGGTCTCAACCTCATTCAGAAAGAAGGCTGGAAGCACAGGCTTTTTCTTTCCCACAGG GAAGGTGCGATTTCTCAGGTTGCCTGTTGTCCACATGATGACGATTATGTTGCTGTGGCTACCAG TCAAGGTGTTGTAGTTGTTTGGGAATTAAATCAAGAGCGTCGTGGGAAACCAGAACGAATTTATGTGTCTTCAGAACACAAGGGCCGAAGAGTCACAGCTCTTTGTTGGGATACAGCGGTTCTTAGAGTTTTTGTAGGTGATCATATGGGGAAAGTTTCGGCCATCAAACTCAACACTTCTAAACAAGCAAAG GCAGCTGCTACCTTTGTGATGTTTCCTGTTCAGACAATAACAACAGTTGACTCCTGTGTTGTCCAGTTAGATTATTTGGACGGAAGACTACTTATATCTTCACTCACTCGATCCTTCTTGTGTGACACTGAGAG agaaaaattttggaaaattggaaacaaggagagagatggagaataCGGAGCTTGTTTCTTCCCTGGAAGATGTTCTACGGGCCAGCAACCCCTCATATATTGTGCCCGCCCTGGCTCTAGGATGTGGGAAGTGAACTTCGATGGGGAAGTCATAAGTACACATCAGTTTAAGAAACTCCTCTCGTCGCCACCTCTCCCTGTGATTACTGTAAG ATCAGAACCTCAGTATGATCATACGGTTGGATCCTCCCAGTCTTTGTCTTTTCCCAAACTTTTGCATCTGAG TGAGCATTGTGTGTCAACTTGGACAGAAAGaggaatttatattttcattcctCAGAGTGTTCAAGTTCTCCTTTGGAGTGAAGTCAAAG ATATTCAGGATGTGGCTGTCTGCAAGAACGAGCTGTTCTGTTTGCACCCAAGCGGGAAAATCTCACATCTGTCCCTCGTGTCTGTGGAACGTTGCGTGGAACGCCTGCTGAGGAGGGGGCTGTGGAACCTGGCTGCTCGCACTTGCTGTCTTTTCCAAAATTCCATCATTGCGGGCAGG ggaAGAAAATCTTTGACTGTAGATAAGTTGGAGCATTTGAAATCTCAGCTGGACCTCACAACCAATAGTGATTTGATTTCTCAACTGGAAGAATTGATCCTAAAATTTGAACCGTTGGATTCAGATTGCAGTAGTAGGAGAAGCTCCATCTCATCCCAT gaaagttTCAGCATCTTGGACTCTGGTATTTATCGTGTCATTAGTAGTAGAAGAGGCAGTCAGTCAGATGAAGACTCTTGCTCCCTTCACAGCCAAACTCTCTCAGAAGACGAGAGACTTAGAGAATTCACCTCACAGCAAGAAGAGGACCAGCCAGATCAGTGCTGCGGCTCACATGGAAGTGAAG TGACGTTTGAGACAGATAGGAATGAAACTTTCCTCCCCTTCGGCATTCCATTATCATTTCGCTCTCCATCTCCTCTTGTGTCTCTTCAGGCTGTCAAGGAAAG TGTTTCTAGCTTTGTGCGTAAAACTACTGAGAAGATTGGCACCCTTCACACAAGCCCTGATCTGAAGGTGAGACAGGAACCCAGGGGCAATGAGCAGCCATGTGAAGAAGACGTGAGCTCAGTCACCTGCCCAAAGGAGGAGGACACTGA agaaaaaaaagaagtagctaGTCAACCTCCAGAAGAAGATAAACTCCAAGAGCTCAAAATAGCAACAGCAGAAGCAAT GACCAAGCTGCAGGACCCACTGGTTTtatttgaacccaagtctctgAGAATGGTTTTACAGGAGTGGCTTCCACAGTTAGAAAAAACATTTGCCACGCAAGACTTCTCAGACGTTTCAGACACTGGCAGCTCATCCATGACATCAAATGAGGATGTGGTATTGTTTGAAGAGTCAAAAAATGGAATATTAGATgaagataatgaaaaagaaaaaggggactCTTTAGGCAATGAAGAAACCTTTGCTCAAATGGCATGTGAATCTGCAAACAGTCTGAGGGAGCCCTTGGATGACCTTTTTCGAGTATGTTCCCCATGCAGTATAGCAGATGGTCTCCGGAAGGACCTGGCTGAATTGACAACATTGTGTTTGGAACTGAATGTACTGAATTCTGAGACCAAAAGCAcaaatggacacatggacaacactTTGCAACTGTGCTCTCCTGAAATTCTGGCTTGTCAGTTCCTAAAGAAGTACTTCTTTCTCCTGGACTTGAAGAGGGCAAAGGAGAGTATCAAGCTTAGTTACACTAACACTCCTTGTGTTTGGGATACTTTTATTGAAGGATTGAAAG AAATGGCAAGTTCCAGTCCTACATACTTGGAGATGGAAGAAGGAGACCTACCAACCAGATTAAAGTTTGTGGATGACTCAGTCCCTTTTGACAGTCCTTTGTTGATTGCTTATGCTACCCG ATTGTATGAGAAGTTCGGGGAATCTGCCCTTCGATCCTTAATCAAGTTTTACCCATCTATTTCACCTTCGGATGTGATGCAGCTTTGTCATCAGCATCCTGCACGGTTTTTGGCCTACTTAGACAGTCTGGTGAAGTCAAGGCCTGAAGATCAACG GCCCTCCTTCCTGGAGTCCCTTCTACAACGAGAGTCTGTAAGATTGGATTGGCTGCTTTTGGCAGTGTCCCATGATGCTCCCCCAAGCACAAGCACTATGGATGAGGAAGGAAACCCCAG GCCTCATTCACACTTGTTTTCCTGGGGTTATCATCAGCTGATCCTTCATCTAATCAAACTGCCTGCAGATTTTacaaccaaagagaaaatgaCGGACATCTGCAGGTCTCATGG TTTCTGGCCTGGATACCTCACTCTCTGTTTGGagctggagaggagaagggaagccTTCGCCAACATCGTGTGTTTGAATGACATGAGCCTGATGGAAGGGGACAATG GCTGGGTCCCAGAGACCGCGGAGGAATGGAAGCTTCTCCTTCACCTTGTGCAGAACAAGAACACAAAGCCAGTGCCCCAGAAGGCAGCAAATGGGAGCTTCAGTGATGGGCCTTCCCCCGTCAACGTGGAGAATGTGGCACTGCTCTTAGCTAAGGCCATGGGTCCAGATCGGGCCTGGTCACTGCTGCAGGAATGTGGTCTGACCCTCGAGCTGTCAGAGAGGTTCACCAGAACCTGCGACATCCTAAGGATCGCCGAGAAAAGGCAGAG AGCCTTGATCCAAAGCATGCTTGAAAAGTGTGATCGGTTTCTCTGGTCTCAGCAGGCCTAG